Proteins from a genomic interval of Quercus robur chromosome 9, dhQueRobu3.1, whole genome shotgun sequence:
- the LOC126698267 gene encoding oxysterol-binding protein-related protein 1C-like isoform X2 translates to MHPFCCVSTVSDHSTTKPSPPPPYLEVHHMAHLAAARSDHNNNNNNNNNNNNNNFNGECGGRLSQAREPVEMKINDIVGNGISGILYKWVNYGKGWRPRWFVLQDGVLSYYKIHGPDKIVVNQETEKGSKVIGEESLRRISRHRNGASLPQQNLPRKPFGEIHLKVSSIRESKSDDKRFSIFTGTKRLHLRAETREDRITWMEALQAVKDMFPRMSNSELMAPINNVTVSTEKLRQRLLEEGVSEAAIQDSEQIMRSEFSALQTQLVLLKQKQWLLTDTLRLLETEKVDLENTVVDESQRQFQDQGGCSSRLRQDKFSASVSESEDDNERVDAAEEETDDEDNTFFDTRDFLSSSSFKSNGSDFRLSSFSSDDDGLYVVESDDDIDPSMRAVGTNYTHVKRRKKLPDPVEKEKGVSLWSMIKDNIGKDLTKICLPVYFNEPLSSLQKCFEDLEYSYLIDRAYEWGKRGNSLMRILNVAAFAVSGYSSTEGRMCKPFNPLLGETYEADYPDKGLRFFSEKVSHHPMIVACHCEGTGWKFWADSNLKSKFWGRSIQLDPVGVLTLEFDDGEVFQWSKVTTSIYNLILGKLYCDHYGTMRIQGNREYSCKLKFKEQSIIDRNPHQVHGIVQDRNGKTEATLHGKWDESMYYVNGDSSGKGKGFESLSDAHLIWKRSRPPQFPTRYNLTRFGITLNELTSGLKEKLPPTDSRLRPDQRYLENGEYEMANSEKLRLEQRQRQARKMQEQGWKPRWFVKDKGSDTYRYSGGYWEAREQGKWVSCPDIFGQIPSDQLSENWRDLGVRGISQQLG, encoded by the exons ATGCATCCATTCTGTTGCGTGTCCACCGTGTCGGACCACTCGACGACGAAACCCTCACCACCGCCGCCTTATTTGGAAGTCCACCACATGGCGCATCTCGCGGCAGCCAGATCCGAtcacaataacaacaacaataacaacaacaacaacaacaacaacaacttcaACGGCGAGTGTGGGGGACGGCTGAGTCAGGCGCGTGAGCCGGTGGAAATGAAGATAAACGACATAGTAGGGAACGGGATCTCCGGAATACTGTACAAGTGGGTGAATTACGGTAAAGGATGGAGGCCGCGGTGGTTTGTTTTGCAGGACGGCGTTTTGTCTTACTACAAGATTCATGGACCCGATAAGATCGTCGTTAACCAAGAAACAGAGAAAGGATCCAAAGTCATCGGCGAAGAGTCCTTGCGAAGAATTTCCAGGCACAGAAATGGAGCCTCGCTGCCTCAACAAAATCTTCCTCGCAAGCCTTTCGGTGAAATTCATCTCAAG GTTTCCTCAATTCGTGAGAGCAAATCAGATGACAAAAGATTCTCGATTTTCACTGGCACAAAGAGGCTCCACCTGAGGGCTGAGACGCGTGAAGATCGAATTACATGGATGGAGGCATTGCAAGCTGTGAAGGACATGTTCCCGCGGATGTCCAACAGCGAGCTAATGGCTCCCATCAACAATGTCACTGTGTCGACTGAGAAGCTGAGACAACGGCTTTTGGAAGAGGGTGTCAGCGAGGCAGCCATCCAAGACAGTGAGCAGATTATGAGGAGCGAGTTTTCGGCACTGCAGACCCAACTTGTGCTGCTCAAGCAGAAGCAGTGGCTCCTCACCGACACCCTGCGGCTGTTAGAG ACAGAGAAGGTTGATCTGGAGAATACGGTGGTTGATGAGAGCCAAAGACAGTTCCAAGATCAAGGGGGTTGCTCTTCTAGATTAAGACAAGACAAATTCAGTG CAAGTGTTAGTGAATCTGAAGATGATAATGAAAGAGTAGATGCTGCGGAGGAAGAAACAGATGATGAAGACAATACATTTTTTGACACTCGTGACTTTCTGTCGTCCAGCTCTTTCAAAAGTAATGGATCAGATTTTCGGCTATCGTCTTTCTCTTCAGATGATGACGGTCTTTATGTGGTTGAATCTGATGATGATATTGACCCTTCCATGAGAGCTGTTGGAACTAACTATACTCATGTTAAGCGTCGTAAGAAATTGCCTGACCCTGTTGAAAAAGAGAAGGGTGTTAGCCTTTGGTCAATGATTAAAGATAACATTGGAAAGGATCTCACAAAAATATGTCTTCCTGTTTACTTTAATGAGCCTCTCTCTTCTCTGCAAAAATGTTTTGAAGATTTGGAATATTCTTATCTCATTGATCGAGCATATGAGTGGGGAAAAAGG GGTAATAGCCTCATGAGGATTCTTAATGTGGCTGCTTTTGCTGTGTCTGGATATTCTTCAACTGAAGGAAGAATGTGCAAACCGTTTAATCCTTTATTAGGGGAAACCTATGAGGCTGATTATCCAGATAAAGGCCTCCGCTTTTTCTCAGAAAAG GTTAGTCATCACCCTATGATTGTAGCATGTCACTGTGAGGGTACAGGATGGAAATTCTGGGCAGATAGCAATCTAAAGAGCAAATTTTGGGGTCGATCGATTCAGCTTGATCCCGTTGGTGTTTTGACATTGGAATTTGATGATGGGGAAGTTTTTCAATGGAGTAAG GTCACAACATCAATATACAATCTCATATTGGGAAAGCTGTATTGTGATCATTATGGTACAATGCGTATACAGGGAAATCGTGAGTATTCATGCAAGCTCAAATTCAAGGAACAGTCTATCATTGACCGAAATCCTCATCAG GTACATGGTATAGTTCAAGATAGGAATGGAAAAACAGAGGCAACTCTTCATGGAAAATGGGATGAAAGCATGTATTATGTGAATGGAGACTCTTCTGGTAAGGGAAAAGGATTTGAGTCTTTGTCAGATGCGCATCTGATCTGGAAGCGAAGCAGACCTCCCCAATTTCCCACTAGATATAACTTAACTCGCTTTGGCATCACATTGAATGAACTCACTTCTGGACTGAag GAAAAATTGCCACCAACAGATTCAAGGCTAAGACCTGACCAAAGGTATTTGGAGAATGGAGAGTATGAAATGGCAAATTCAGAGAAGTTGCGGCTAGAGCAGCGACAACGGCAG GCTCGAAAGATGCAAGAGCAGGGTTGGAAACCACGGTGGTTTGTGAAAGATAAAGGAAGTGATACATACCGCTATAGTGGTGGGTATTGGGAAGCCAGAGAACAGGGAAAATGGGTATCGTGTCCTGATATCTTTGGCCAAATCCCATCTGATCAGTTATCTGA AAATTGGCGTGATCTTGGTGTAAGAGGAATATCACAACAGTTGGGTTGA
- the LOC126698267 gene encoding oxysterol-binding protein-related protein 1C-like isoform X1, whose product MHPFCCVSTVSDHSTTKPSPPPPYLEVHHMAHLAAARSDHNNNNNNNNNNNNNNFNGECGGRLSQAREPVEMKINDIVGNGISGILYKWVNYGKGWRPRWFVLQDGVLSYYKIHGPDKIVVNQETEKGSKVIGEESLRRISRHRNGASLPQQNLPRKPFGEIHLKVSSIRESKSDDKRFSIFTGTKRLHLRAETREDRITWMEALQAVKDMFPRMSNSELMAPINNVTVSTEKLRQRLLEEGVSEAAIQDSEQIMRSEFSALQTQLVLLKQKQWLLTDTLRLLETEKVDLENTVVDESQRQFQDQGGCSSRLRQDKFSEASVSESEDDNERVDAAEEETDDEDNTFFDTRDFLSSSSFKSNGSDFRLSSFSSDDDGLYVVESDDDIDPSMRAVGTNYTHVKRRKKLPDPVEKEKGVSLWSMIKDNIGKDLTKICLPVYFNEPLSSLQKCFEDLEYSYLIDRAYEWGKRGNSLMRILNVAAFAVSGYSSTEGRMCKPFNPLLGETYEADYPDKGLRFFSEKVSHHPMIVACHCEGTGWKFWADSNLKSKFWGRSIQLDPVGVLTLEFDDGEVFQWSKVTTSIYNLILGKLYCDHYGTMRIQGNREYSCKLKFKEQSIIDRNPHQVHGIVQDRNGKTEATLHGKWDESMYYVNGDSSGKGKGFESLSDAHLIWKRSRPPQFPTRYNLTRFGITLNELTSGLKEKLPPTDSRLRPDQRYLENGEYEMANSEKLRLEQRQRQARKMQEQGWKPRWFVKDKGSDTYRYSGGYWEAREQGKWVSCPDIFGQIPSDQLSENWRDLGVRGISQQLG is encoded by the exons ATGCATCCATTCTGTTGCGTGTCCACCGTGTCGGACCACTCGACGACGAAACCCTCACCACCGCCGCCTTATTTGGAAGTCCACCACATGGCGCATCTCGCGGCAGCCAGATCCGAtcacaataacaacaacaataacaacaacaacaacaacaacaacaacttcaACGGCGAGTGTGGGGGACGGCTGAGTCAGGCGCGTGAGCCGGTGGAAATGAAGATAAACGACATAGTAGGGAACGGGATCTCCGGAATACTGTACAAGTGGGTGAATTACGGTAAAGGATGGAGGCCGCGGTGGTTTGTTTTGCAGGACGGCGTTTTGTCTTACTACAAGATTCATGGACCCGATAAGATCGTCGTTAACCAAGAAACAGAGAAAGGATCCAAAGTCATCGGCGAAGAGTCCTTGCGAAGAATTTCCAGGCACAGAAATGGAGCCTCGCTGCCTCAACAAAATCTTCCTCGCAAGCCTTTCGGTGAAATTCATCTCAAG GTTTCCTCAATTCGTGAGAGCAAATCAGATGACAAAAGATTCTCGATTTTCACTGGCACAAAGAGGCTCCACCTGAGGGCTGAGACGCGTGAAGATCGAATTACATGGATGGAGGCATTGCAAGCTGTGAAGGACATGTTCCCGCGGATGTCCAACAGCGAGCTAATGGCTCCCATCAACAATGTCACTGTGTCGACTGAGAAGCTGAGACAACGGCTTTTGGAAGAGGGTGTCAGCGAGGCAGCCATCCAAGACAGTGAGCAGATTATGAGGAGCGAGTTTTCGGCACTGCAGACCCAACTTGTGCTGCTCAAGCAGAAGCAGTGGCTCCTCACCGACACCCTGCGGCTGTTAGAG ACAGAGAAGGTTGATCTGGAGAATACGGTGGTTGATGAGAGCCAAAGACAGTTCCAAGATCAAGGGGGTTGCTCTTCTAGATTAAGACAAGACAAATTCAGTG aAGCAAGTGTTAGTGAATCTGAAGATGATAATGAAAGAGTAGATGCTGCGGAGGAAGAAACAGATGATGAAGACAATACATTTTTTGACACTCGTGACTTTCTGTCGTCCAGCTCTTTCAAAAGTAATGGATCAGATTTTCGGCTATCGTCTTTCTCTTCAGATGATGACGGTCTTTATGTGGTTGAATCTGATGATGATATTGACCCTTCCATGAGAGCTGTTGGAACTAACTATACTCATGTTAAGCGTCGTAAGAAATTGCCTGACCCTGTTGAAAAAGAGAAGGGTGTTAGCCTTTGGTCAATGATTAAAGATAACATTGGAAAGGATCTCACAAAAATATGTCTTCCTGTTTACTTTAATGAGCCTCTCTCTTCTCTGCAAAAATGTTTTGAAGATTTGGAATATTCTTATCTCATTGATCGAGCATATGAGTGGGGAAAAAGG GGTAATAGCCTCATGAGGATTCTTAATGTGGCTGCTTTTGCTGTGTCTGGATATTCTTCAACTGAAGGAAGAATGTGCAAACCGTTTAATCCTTTATTAGGGGAAACCTATGAGGCTGATTATCCAGATAAAGGCCTCCGCTTTTTCTCAGAAAAG GTTAGTCATCACCCTATGATTGTAGCATGTCACTGTGAGGGTACAGGATGGAAATTCTGGGCAGATAGCAATCTAAAGAGCAAATTTTGGGGTCGATCGATTCAGCTTGATCCCGTTGGTGTTTTGACATTGGAATTTGATGATGGGGAAGTTTTTCAATGGAGTAAG GTCACAACATCAATATACAATCTCATATTGGGAAAGCTGTATTGTGATCATTATGGTACAATGCGTATACAGGGAAATCGTGAGTATTCATGCAAGCTCAAATTCAAGGAACAGTCTATCATTGACCGAAATCCTCATCAG GTACATGGTATAGTTCAAGATAGGAATGGAAAAACAGAGGCAACTCTTCATGGAAAATGGGATGAAAGCATGTATTATGTGAATGGAGACTCTTCTGGTAAGGGAAAAGGATTTGAGTCTTTGTCAGATGCGCATCTGATCTGGAAGCGAAGCAGACCTCCCCAATTTCCCACTAGATATAACTTAACTCGCTTTGGCATCACATTGAATGAACTCACTTCTGGACTGAag GAAAAATTGCCACCAACAGATTCAAGGCTAAGACCTGACCAAAGGTATTTGGAGAATGGAGAGTATGAAATGGCAAATTCAGAGAAGTTGCGGCTAGAGCAGCGACAACGGCAG GCTCGAAAGATGCAAGAGCAGGGTTGGAAACCACGGTGGTTTGTGAAAGATAAAGGAAGTGATACATACCGCTATAGTGGTGGGTATTGGGAAGCCAGAGAACAGGGAAAATGGGTATCGTGTCCTGATATCTTTGGCCAAATCCCATCTGATCAGTTATCTGA AAATTGGCGTGATCTTGGTGTAAGAGGAATATCACAACAGTTGGGTTGA